Below is a genomic region from Fusobacterium canifelinum.
AAGAGCTTGTAATTTCCCTAAAACTATATCTTGAGATTGTGTAACTCTCTTTATAGCTCTAGCTGTTATATTTTCATCAGCAGTTTTTAATTTATTTGCTAAATTATCTAATTGCTTTGAATCTGCTTCTATTGAACATTCAATACTATCTATTTTAGTATCATCTTCTAAAATTTCATTTAAAAGTGTTATAGGTAAAAAGATAAAAGATTCTTCTGCTCCACCTGTCGTAATTATTCCTTTTACTTTTAATTTTTTTGAATAGAAATCAGAGTTCAAATCTTTCTTTTTACTTTCTTCAGCACTATCAGACTGCTTAGAAGCTACAACTTTTGCACCTGCTTTTGGTCCTTCAATAATAAAAGTTTCTCCAACTTGTAAATTTAATTTTTTAGAAATTTCTTTACCTATCATTACATTGTTTTCATCATCATTTGTAGACCATTCACCTTCAATATACCAGAATGGACTATTCTTTTTAACTTCTATCATATCAGTACCAGTTAAAATATATGGTTGTTGATTTATTTTAGTTGTTTCATATCTATATGGTGCCATTCCCACAACTTTTTGTGTTGACATTTCATTTTTTATTTTATCAAACTCAGTGTCAGTTATTTTTTCATTTCCTGATGGTAGTACAACAAAGTTTGCTCCATAAGATCTGAATTCTTTTCCTAATTGTCTAGGAATATCATAATAAATAGTTACAAGTCCCGACATTATTGTAGCCCCTATTGCCACGGCAAGTAAAGCAACTATCATTCTTGCTTTTCTTCTAATAAGAGAACTTACAACCAGTTTTATATACATTTGTCTTTTAGTCATTTTATCCTCCTATCTTCCATGTAATACTTCTGTTGGCTTTAAAGTTAGCAAGTATCTGATTGCAGGGATACTTCCTATTATTGTAACTGCAAACACAAGAGCAATATCTATTGGAACAACTATAACTGCTGGCTCAATATATGATGAGAATACTGTTTTTCCAATTATTTGTGTAAATCCTATTCCAGCTATATATCCAAATATTCCACCAAATATTCCTGTTAGAACTATCTCAGTCAATATAAGTAAAATAATTCTTCTATTTGTTCCACCTATTGCTTTGATTAAACCAATTTCTTGACTTCTTTCAATAACAGAAGCTGTTATTAAGTTAGAAATTCCAAGAGCAGAGGCAAATGAGCTTAAAATACAAATTAATAACATTAAAAGTTCAGTCTTATTTAAAATTGTTCCTTCTGATTCAGCAACCTGTCTATTAGGTTTAGCCACACTGTCAGTTAAAACTTCTTGTATTTGATAACTTATTGAGCTAACATAAGCAGTACAGTACCAAGTTTCATATTCAGAAATTGTTAAACTATTAGGGTCTTGTGCAGCTTTCTTAGCCAAATCATTATCAGGTGTTGTCAAAGCTGAAACTTCTATCATAGTTATCTTATCTTCTAAGCTAAATAAATCTTGTGTAGTCTTTAAAACTGTATAGATAGCTTCATCATCATTTCCACCAGAATTTATTATTCCTCTTACAATAAGTTTTTTAGTTTCATTTGTACCTTTAACATTAATTGTATCCCCAATTTTAATATTATACTTTCCTGCTATAAGGCTACCTATCATAACTCCATCTAAGTCATCATCTTTTAGCCATTCACCTTTAATTTCCCACCAAGTTTTTAAGTTTTTAATTCCTGCATCAACTTCTTCACCTGTTGGCATAACAAGATGTTTTTCGAACCAAGTTCCATAAATTTTTACTTTATTAGATACTCCTTCTACTTCTCCTGTTCTTTCTAAATACGGAGCAAAATCAACTATTGCAAAGCCCCAAAATATTTGTTTTATCTTAGTCACTTCTGATTCTGATAAAAATTTATTAGATACTCCTTCTCCACTTAAACCATATAGGTCATCAAGTATAGAAGCATCTTTGTGCATTACAGTGATATTAGCACCATAAGTCTTCAATTCCTTATTAACTTTATCTCCTACTCCAAGCATAACATTCATCATAGCTGTTGCAAGAGATACTCCCAATGCTACTGTAAATGCTATCATTAACATTTTACTTTTCTGTCTAAATAATGTTCCTCTTACCATTCTCCAAAACATAATTAATCACCCACTGGAAAACGATCTTTTTCTTTTTCTAAAGTCGCTTTATCTATATATATTTTTTTATCTTTAATTTCATATTCAAATGGTACTGGATTACATCCACCTTTGAAACCAATTGTTGATTTATTCATTACAACATCACAACGTTTGCAGACAATTTCATCATTTCTTTCATAATATCCTGCAAGTCCACAAATATCACAGGCATCAAGTCCCACTCCATAGCTTCCACCTTTTGGTTTTTTAACAACTATAAATCTAACATTATTTCCACCTGTTGCTATATATGAAAATCTATGTAAGTGTCCATCTTCAACATCTGTTAAAGGAATCACTATCATATTTCCTTCTTCTTGATAAGGCTGAGGAGGTGTTAATGCCACTGGTTTTGTTATATGACTATGAATAACAGTTATTGAGAATACAGATAATATTGAAAAAAATATTAAACTTGTAAGCCAATGCCTATTATTTTTTAATTTTGCTTTCTCCAATCTAAGTAATGCATTATTTTTAAAAGTACCTGTAACTTTTCTACTATCTTTAAACAATAAAAATGAAAAAATACAAGCTACTATTGTAAATAGTATTGTTATATATACTGTACTTTTATCTTCAAGCACCATTATATTAAATACTAAACTATTACTTGATTTTAAAAATCTTAATCTTGCAAGTGCAGAAACTCCTCTTAAAAAGAAATCTAAACTTGCTACTAAATAGATTAACAATGCAAAGACTTTTCCAAAGCTTTTTTTCAAACGAAAATATACTTTTTGAACTGATAAGCCTATTAAGAAAACTGTTAAAAGTCCTAGTAAAAATCCACCTAATCTAACTAAAGATTGCGTTCCAAAAGAATCTTCACCAAAGGCAACAAACTCTTTTGTCATTGCATACACCTGTGGAATTATTGTAAAACCTAAAAACCATACAGCTATTGTAGAAAAACTAATACTTATAACTGATAGAATACAAAGTTTAGTCCCTTCTTTCTCCCTTAAAGTTTTCAAAAATTGAAACAATAAAGCTATTAGCATAAATCCCATTCCAATTGCCAATGCCCATCTGTTATATTGCAGCGATATTTTTACCATTTTCTGTGGATATAACTGTTTAAATACTGTCATTGTAATTGAACAAGCTAAGCCTACTAATGAAATTAATCCAACAACTATATTCAAATATAGGTTTTTATATTTTATTAATAGTGCTGTAATAATTCCTAATAGGAATGCAAAGATTGCAAGATAATTTATCACATCTATGTAAAACTTTAACATATTTCCTCCCTATCTTTCTAAAAAATTTCTCTATCTTTTATCATACTCAATTATTAAATATTTTTCAAGTTAAATATTTGTAGATTAGATAGAAATATTTTGATTTTATATTTATTTTATTAAGTAATATTTAATTAATAATTTATTAAAAAATTTCACACATTTCATTTAATATGGTAAAATACTTTTTGAAATACACTTGGCTAAAATTACAGAAGGGAAGTTTTTTAAATGATTAATATGAATAAAATAACTGAAAATGAAAGATTAAAAGAATTATTAAAAAAAATAAATGAAGACAATAGTCCTGAATTGGATAATGAAATTTTAGAAGAAATTATTATGAAAACTAACTTTTTAAGTTATATAAATTCAAATGAGCTTGAATCAACTTTTGGAAATATAAACTTTAATGTATTAAAAACTGATGATGATAAAGTTTATCTTCCAGCTTTTACAGATGCTGAAGAATTATCTAAATGGGGTATTCCTGAAAATATGAATACAATTACATTAAATTTTGATGACTATGTAGAAATAATTTTAGATAATGATATAGATGGTTTAGCTATTAATCCTTTTGGTGATTATTATATAATTTCAAAAAAGGGATTAGAAAATTTAAAAAATATGAAAAAAGAGAGATTAAAAGTTAATGAAATTAGAATTGAAGCTAATTCAAAATTATTAATATCTGAACCTAAACATCTTCCAACTATGATGATGGAAGCTATCAAAAATTGTTGTGATGATTTAGGAAATGTAAATAAAGCTTGGATTTTGGAAATGATGACTGAAAAAGATAAAAGTTGGCTTTTAGTTTTAGATTTTGAAGGAGATAAAAACTATATTTTCTCAAAAATCAGTCAAGCTGCTAGAAATTATCTTGGAAATATGTATTTAGACATGTTACCTTATGAGGATGATTTTGCAAGAAACTCTGTACAAAATCATAAAACTTTTTACTCTAAAAATAAATAAAATAATCTATTATTATTAAAAATAGAAAATAGGGGCTGTTGCAGATTAATCTTATAAAATGGAAGTAAAAAATAGGTAAAATTACATTCTAAATTTTACCTATTTTTTACTTCATTCTTAAATTTGTAACAGCCCCTATTTTTTTATATATAAAAATAAAAGGACATAAAAGGACAAATATAAGAAAATTTGATTTTTTACAGAATAATTGTTACTCTAAGAGGGATAAAAAACTAAGAAAGGAAAGATTATGAAAAAAAATATTTTTTTTGGAAAAGTATTACTATCTATTTTATTAACTTTTATTTTTATTGCTTGTCAAAAAGAAGAAAATAAAGAGGAAAGCATTAGAACAGTTTCAACAGTGGATATTGACAGTTTAAATCCCTATGAAGTTGTTTCTAGTAATTCTGATCAAATTCTTTTAAATGTCTTTGAAGGATTAGTTATGCCAGGAGTAGATGGAACAGTTATTCCTGCATTGGCAGAATCTTATGAAGTTTCAGAAGATGGTAAGACATACACATTTGCAATTAGAAAGGGAGTAAAATTTCACAATGGAAATGATATGGATATTAAGGATGTAGAATTCTCATTAAATTATATGTCTGGAAAGTTAGGTAACAATCCAACAGAAGCTCTATTTGAAAATATTGAAAAAATAGAAGTATTAGATGATTCACATATTGCAATTCATTTGTCTGAGCCGGACTCTAGTTTTATTTATTATATGAAAGAGGCAATAGTTCCTGATGAAAATAAAGATCATTTAAGTGAGACTGCAATAGGAACAGGACCATATAAAATTGCTGAATATCAGAGAGAACAAAAATTAGTTCTTAGTAAAAACGAAGAATACTGGGGAGAAAAAGCAAAAATTCCAACAGTTTCAATTTTAATAAGTCCAAATTCAGAAACAAATTTTCTTAAATTATTATCTGGAGAAATAAATTTCTTATCAGGTATTGATTCTAAGAGAATCCCTGAATTAGATAAATATCAAATTCTTAATTCACCTTCAAATCTATGTTTAATTTTATCATTAAACCCTAAGGAAAAACCTTTTGATGATATTGAAGTACGTAAAGCAATTAATCTCGCTATTGATAAAAATAAAATAATTCAATTAGCAATGAATGGAAAAGGAAGTCCTATTTATACAAATATGAGTCCTGTTATGTCAAAATTTTTATGGTCTGCACCAGAAGAAAAGGTAGATCCTCAAAAAGCTAAACAAATCCTAGAAGAAAATAAATTATTACCTATGGAATTTACTTTAAAAGTTCCAAATAGCTCTAAGATTTATTTAGATACTGCTCAATCTATTAGAGAACAATTAAAAGAAGTAGGAATTACAGTTAATTTAGAAGTGATTGAATGGGCAACTTGGCTTTCTGATGTCTATACTAACAGAAAATATGTGGCTAGTTTAGCTGGTTTAGCTGGGAAAATGGAACCTGATGCTATTTTAAGAAGATATACTTCTACTTATCCAAAAAACTTTACAAATTTTAATAATGCAAAATATGATGCTTTAATAGAAGAAGCTAAAAGAACTTCAAATGAAGCAAAACAAGTGGAAAATTATAAGGAAGCTCAGAAAATTTTGTCTGAAGAACAAGCAGCTATTTTTCTTATGGATCCAAATACTGTTATCGCAACAGAAAAGGGACTAGAAGGATTTGAATTTTATCCATTACCATATTTAAACTTTGCAAAACTATACTTTAAGAAATAAGGAAAAATTATGTATTATATTAAAAAAATTTTCAGAATGTTTTTAAGTGTTTTTTCTATTGGAACCCTTTCTTTTTTACTTTTAGAATTGATTCCAGGGGAACCAGAAACTACTATTTTAGGAGTAGAGGCAAGTGCTAAAGATCTTGAAAATTTAAGAGAACAATTGGGATTAAACTTAAATTTTGGAACGAGATATTGGAATTGGCTTTGTGGAGTTTTTCAAGGTGACTTAGGTATTTCTTTTAAATATAAGGAGCCTGTTTTTAAATTAATTTTGGAAAGACTTCCCTTGACACTTAAGATAGCTTTTATTTCTATACTTATTGTCTTCTTGGTGTCTATACCTTTATCTTTTTTTCTACATAATACTAAGAGTAAAAGAATTAAAAAGATAGGGGAATCTATTTTAAGTGTATTTATTTCTATACCTTCTTTTTGGTTAGGAATTATATTTATGTACCTATTTGGAATTATTTTAAAATGGACATCAACAGGGTATAATAACTCTTGGCAGTCATTAATTCTTCCCTGTATAGTTATTGCAATTCCTAAAATAGGTTGGATTAGTATGCACTTATATTCTAATTTATATAAAGAATTGAGAGAAGATTACATTAAATATCTTTATTCTAATGGAATGAAAAAAATTTATTTGAATTTTTATATATTAAAAAATGCT
It encodes:
- a CDS encoding ABC transporter permease, encoding MYYIKKIFRMFLSVFSIGTLSFLLLELIPGEPETTILGVEASAKDLENLREQLGLNLNFGTRYWNWLCGVFQGDLGISFKYKEPVFKLILERLPLTLKIAFISILIVFLVSIPLSFFLHNTKSKRIKKIGESILSVFISIPSFWLGIIFMYLFGIILKWTSTGYNNSWQSLILPCIVIAIPKIGWISMHLYSNLYKELREDYIKYLYSNGMKKIYLNFYILKNAFLPIIPLTGMLLLELITGVVIIEQIFSIPGIGRLLVQSVLMRDIPLIQGLIFYTSTFVVFLNFIIDILYSLLDPRIQVGEQ
- a CDS encoding enhanced serine sensitivity protein SseB; the protein is MINMNKITENERLKELLKKINEDNSPELDNEILEEIIMKTNFLSYINSNELESTFGNINFNVLKTDDDKVYLPAFTDAEELSKWGIPENMNTITLNFDDYVEIILDNDIDGLAINPFGDYYIISKKGLENLKNMKKERLKVNEIRIEANSKLLISEPKHLPTMMMEAIKNCCDDLGNVNKAWILEMMTEKDKSWLLVLDFEGDKNYIFSKISQAARNYLGNMYLDMLPYEDDFARNSVQNHKTFYSKNK
- a CDS encoding ABC transporter substrate-binding protein, producing the protein MKKNIFFGKVLLSILLTFIFIACQKEENKEESIRTVSTVDIDSLNPYEVVSSNSDQILLNVFEGLVMPGVDGTVIPALAESYEVSEDGKTYTFAIRKGVKFHNGNDMDIKDVEFSLNYMSGKLGNNPTEALFENIEKIEVLDDSHIAIHLSEPDSSFIYYMKEAIVPDENKDHLSETAIGTGPYKIAEYQREQKLVLSKNEEYWGEKAKIPTVSILISPNSETNFLKLLSGEINFLSGIDSKRIPELDKYQILNSPSNLCLILSLNPKEKPFDDIEVRKAINLAIDKNKIIQLAMNGKGSPIYTNMSPVMSKFLWSAPEEKVDPQKAKQILEENKLLPMEFTLKVPNSSKIYLDTAQSIREQLKEVGITVNLEVIEWATWLSDVYTNRKYVASLAGLAGKMEPDAILRRYTSTYPKNFTNFNNAKYDALIEEAKRTSNEAKQVENYKEAQKILSEEQAAIFLMDPNTVIATEKGLEGFEFYPLPYLNFAKLYFKK
- a CDS encoding ABC transporter permease; amino-acid sequence: MTKRQMYIKLVVSSLIRRKARMIVALLAVAIGATIMSGLVTIYYDIPRQLGKEFRSYGANFVVLPSGNEKITDTEFDKIKNEMSTQKVVGMAPYRYETTKINQQPYILTGTDMIEVKKNSPFWYIEGEWSTNDDENNVMIGKEISKKLNLQVGETFIIEGPKAGAKVVASKQSDSAEESKKKDLNSDFYSKKLKVKGIITTGGAEESFIFLPITLLNEILEDDTKIDSIECSIEADSKQLDNLANKLKTADENITARAIKRVTQSQDIVLGKLQALVLLVNIVVLILTMISVSTTMMAVVAERRKEIGLKKALGAYDNEIKKEFLGEGSALGFIGGLLGVGLGFVFAQEVSLSVFGRAIEFQWLFAPITIIVSMIITTLACLYPVKKAMEIEPALVLKGE
- a CDS encoding ABC transporter permease, which gives rise to MFWRMVRGTLFRQKSKMLMIAFTVALGVSLATAMMNVMLGVGDKVNKELKTYGANITVMHKDASILDDLYGLSGEGVSNKFLSESEVTKIKQIFWGFAIVDFAPYLERTGEVEGVSNKVKIYGTWFEKHLVMPTGEEVDAGIKNLKTWWEIKGEWLKDDDLDGVMIGSLIAGKYNIKIGDTINVKGTNETKKLIVRGIINSGGNDDEAIYTVLKTTQDLFSLEDKITMIEVSALTTPDNDLAKKAAQDPNSLTISEYETWYCTAYVSSISYQIQEVLTDSVAKPNRQVAESEGTILNKTELLMLLICILSSFASALGISNLITASVIERSQEIGLIKAIGGTNRRIILLILTEIVLTGIFGGIFGYIAGIGFTQIIGKTVFSSYIEPAVIVVPIDIALVFAVTIIGSIPAIRYLLTLKPTEVLHGR
- a CDS encoding Fe-S-containing protein, with protein sequence MLKFYIDVINYLAIFAFLLGIITALLIKYKNLYLNIVVGLISLVGLACSITMTVFKQLYPQKMVKISLQYNRWALAIGMGFMLIALLFQFLKTLREKEGTKLCILSVISISFSTIAVWFLGFTIIPQVYAMTKEFVAFGEDSFGTQSLVRLGGFLLGLLTVFLIGLSVQKVYFRLKKSFGKVFALLIYLVASLDFFLRGVSALARLRFLKSSNSLVFNIMVLEDKSTVYITILFTIVACIFSFLLFKDSRKVTGTFKNNALLRLEKAKLKNNRHWLTSLIFFSILSVFSITVIHSHITKPVALTPPQPYQEEGNMIVIPLTDVEDGHLHRFSYIATGGNNVRFIVVKKPKGGSYGVGLDACDICGLAGYYERNDEIVCKRCDVVMNKSTIGFKGGCNPVPFEYEIKDKKIYIDKATLEKEKDRFPVGD